The Oscillospiraceae bacterium genome contains a region encoding:
- a CDS encoding transposase has protein sequence MKYLLKSMQMARSTYYFELSKADQVAVRNHCLADEIKDIFSQHKGRYGVRRVYQELIKRGHKVNHKRVQRLMHTMGLAGKRPKEKYHSYKGEVGKVAENILDRDFSTTAPMQKWTTDVSQFGFSWGKCYLSPILDMNTNEIISYDLSQSANMEQIQRMLAGAFTKFPSVDGLIFHSDQGWQYQHVYFRQALKDHKIIQSMSRKGNCYDNCIMETFFGRMKNEMFYGHEKEYSSFETFAKAVDGYINYYNNERIQEKTKWMPPTKFREASMCT, from the coding sequence TTGAAATATCTGTTGAAATCTATGCAGATGGCACGGTCTACCTATTATTTTGAGTTGAGCAAGGCCGATCAAGTTGCTGTTCGAAACCATTGCTTGGCAGATGAAATCAAAGACATTTTCTCACAGCATAAAGGCCGCTACGGTGTGCGAAGAGTATATCAGGAACTGATAAAGCGCGGCCACAAGGTCAATCATAAGCGGGTACAACGGCTTATGCACACTATGGGGTTGGCAGGAAAGCGCCCAAAGGAAAAGTATCATTCCTACAAGGGCGAGGTCGGCAAGGTTGCTGAGAATATCCTTGACCGGGATTTCAGCACGACAGCTCCTATGCAAAAATGGACTACCGATGTATCTCAGTTCGGTTTTTCGTGGGGGAAGTGTTATCTCTCTCCTATACTCGACATGAACACAAACGAAATCATTTCTTATGATTTATCTCAAAGTGCCAATATGGAACAGATCCAGAGAATGTTGGCCGGCGCCTTTACGAAGTTTCCCTCTGTAGATGGCCTGATCTTTCACTCTGATCAAGGGTGGCAGTACCAGCACGTGTACTTCAGGCAGGCACTTAAAGATCACAAAATCATTCAATCCATGTCAAGGAAGGGCAACTGTTACGACAATTGCATCATGGAGACCTTCTTTGGACGGATGAAAAACGAGATGTTCTACGGGCATGAAAAAGAGTATTCCTCTTTTGAAACATTTGCCAAGGCTGTTGACGGCTACATAAATTACTACAACAACGAAAGAATCCAAGAGAAAACAAAATGGATGCCTCCTACAAAATTCAGAGAGGCATCCATGTGCACCTAA
- a CDS encoding transposase, with the protein MRYTYEYKRKCVELYREGKWPETPEGVSDKSFRDKVRLWVRAEDSRGPEALKHKNFNRNWTPEERLELVSQVMSGKSCVSVAIEAGIQDRLLYQWVQNYKTKGYNGLVEMKKGRPSKGVPQMKKEEARPLNESEREELIRLRAENEYIKAENEVIKKEIALREERHAAQLKARKQRSSKSCVKKDTN; encoded by the coding sequence ATGCGGTACACATATGAGTACAAAAGGAAATGTGTAGAACTGTATCGAGAAGGAAAATGGCCAGAAACGCCGGAAGGTGTTAGCGATAAATCCTTTCGGGATAAAGTGAGACTATGGGTAAGAGCAGAGGATAGCCGCGGTCCAGAAGCACTGAAACACAAAAATTTCAACAGGAACTGGACACCAGAAGAACGGCTGGAACTAGTATCCCAAGTAATGTCCGGAAAATCCTGTGTGTCAGTGGCAATCGAGGCCGGTATTCAAGATAGACTATTGTATCAATGGGTTCAAAACTATAAAACAAAGGGGTATAATGGCCTGGTAGAAATGAAAAAAGGTCGTCCAAGTAAAGGGGTACCCCAAATGAAAAAGGAAGAAGCAAGGCCACTGAATGAATCCGAACGAGAAGAATTGATCCGGCTTCGGGCAGAAAACGAGTATATAAAGGCGGAGAATGAAGTTATAAAAAAAGAGATCGCCTTGAGAGAAGAGAGGCACGCAGCGCAACTCAAGGCGAGAAAGCAGCGATCATCAAAGAGCTGCGTGAAAAAGGATACCAATTGA